In a genomic window of Quercus lobata isolate SW786 chromosome 4, ValleyOak3.0 Primary Assembly, whole genome shotgun sequence:
- the LOC115984923 gene encoding uncharacterized protein LOC115984923, translating to MVNTNKPKILIVTETKVGGSRAKDISNHLPFDGTLHTDTVGYARGFWVLWNLDCVGVDHIASTEQEVHTMIKVRNSELSWLLSAIYANPRISEHSILWNNLTSVSEGQSFPWIMMGDFNEVLMSDDKFGGRPVNFWLAMKFQHCLDTCGMTDMGFSGNRFTWTNSRGVANLIQERIDRSFCNMRWLLMYPKASDKHLTWVHSDHYPLLIDLDSRSSLHLSCPFRFQLGWLSLPEFHKLFQKAWRDSIPMESAIKSFVDATKKLE from the coding sequence ATGGTGAATACAAATAAGCCAAAGATTCTTATTGTGACAGAGACCAAAGTTGGAGGTTCTAGGGCTAAAGACATTTCTAACCATCTTCCTTTTGATGGTACTTTACACACGGATACAGTTGGGTATGCTAGAGGTTTCTGGGTTCTATGGAACTTAGATTGCGTGGGGGTGGATCATATAGCTTCAACTGAACAAGAGGTGCATACCATGATTAAGGTTAGGAATTCAGAGTTATCCTGGCTTTTATCTGCAATTTATGCTAATCCTAGGATCAGTGAACATTCCATCCTATGGAATAATCTTACTAGTGTTTCTGAAGGTCAGTCCTTTCCGTGGATTATGATGGGAGATTTTAATGAGGTACTCATGAGTGATGATAAATTTGGTGGTAGGCCTGTTAACTTTTGGCTTGCTATGAAATTCCAGCATTGCTTAGACACTTGTGGTATGACGGATATGGGATTTAGTGGAAATAGGTTTACCTGGACTAATTCAAGAGGTGTGGCTAATCTTATCCAAGAAAGAATAGACAGAAGCTTTTGTAACATGAGATGGTTGCTCATGTATCCAAAAGCAAGTGATAAACATCTTACTTGGGTGCATTCTGACCACTATCCCTTACTTATTGATCTGGACAGTAGATCTAGTCTTCACTTGAGTTGTCCATTCCGGTTCCAACTTGGTTGGCTGTCTCTTCCGGAGTTCCATAAACTTTTTCAGAAGGCTTGGAGAGATTCTATTCCTATGGAGAGTGCAATTAAGTCTTTTGTTGATGcaacaaaaaaattggaataa
- the LOC115984924 gene encoding disease resistance protein RPP2B-like, which yields MAKRHIRKSKLPAPPRIFVIFYRVHETNFIRNIVQWIYLKLKEKHSNDIEDGLVGISSRVEEMISYLDMESSDVHFIGICEKSGMGKTTLARAVFDKILKQFEASSFLENVREESKAHGLKTLQERLLCDIGKGGLRVKDVHKGMQVISDILHNKKVLIVVDDVSERSQLETLVGKRDLFGKGSRIIVTTEDRDLLASYEIKIVYKARGLNEVEALQLFSLNAFHKPHCENDFLEYCNNFVELAQRIPLVLKVLGSYLYTRPKNEWESAQNQLRAIPHEKTTKKLRIAFDGLGADEKKLFLDIACFFQGEEKNRVADILESYFSGINPIKNLIDKSLITLVVGEKLWMYNLLQQMGWEIVSEASDEVGERSRLWHCDDVLDVLKNNTGTKHIEGMLLRLPPDDEEELNAESFSKMNKLRLLKICKVRLSCLSYLSNELCWLEWHDYPLESLPNSFQPGELVELIMHRSCLQQLPSEFSKLGKLKLIDLSDSQNLTRTPDFTGFSNIERLNFQGCTRLHELHPSVGGLKRLILLNLKDCKCLKNLPYELNLESLKTLILSGCSRFKKFPRIGRNMRSLLKLYLDGTAIEELPPTIGRLTGLTLLNLQDCKNLKSFPSDIHSLTSLEILTLSGCKCQPPKAGHLLGLSPIGSSIGASPTFLRLILFLFLSFLAWRYTYLRIPIFATTALSTYCFHNARHPEPEPINLLLSNSFSKLSTLVTLSLSDCNLLALPDDPSCLLSIEYLNLSKNNFICLPDYTSRLSKLKILFLDHCSKLKSMPYVPLSTRLVSVQGCTALENYLNQVVVWSLGVAGFTIITCLGLAEDEDGTIAEVSLLDIHLLWQRYVKDQIHQMEGFCHVLPQNEIPEWFKHQSFGSFRPITLPSNLFSNKNWKGIALCVIFVVPAHSNDDSHGEDTKYFHEFYCRLDINGDLIAFKVPKETYVGSFGLWLYISHARFRKHLDERSCITPFIGTKSPDIEINMCGARILYKQDMGEFLQNLGQKIVGSPNDLRGELNSHSQLSRLNQVDWARNHLSGYIFPQIASPPRWFAYQNGPAIKMQLPADLHDHSRRPTPVTELLPGNETMQGECTSRETILSNQVIAAGTSKKVIAAGTSKSSSQGSLYLGKISSSLGCWIKHRPHLQVSLSLSQCTRSCYVAL from the exons ATGGCCAAGCGCCACATACGGAAGTCCAAGTTACCAGCACCACCCAGA atttttgtaatattttataggGTGCATGAGACAAACTTTATCCGAAACATTGTTCAATggatatatttgaaattgaaagagaaacaTTCAAATGATATTGAAGATGGTCTTGTGGGAATAAGCTCTCGTGTTGAGGAAATGATTTCATATTTAGATATGGAATCAAGTGATGTTCACTTTATTGGAATATGTGAGAAGAGTGGTATGGGCAAGACAACTCTTGCACGAGCTGTTTTTGATAAGATTCTTAAACAATTTGAAGCTTCTAGTTTTCTCGAAAATGTTAGAGAGGAATCTAAAGCACATGGTCTAAAGACTTTACAAGAACGACTCCTTTGTGATATAGGAAAAGGGGGATTAAGGGTAAAGGATGTGCATAAGGGAATGCAAGTTATCAGCGATATACTGCATAACAAAAAGGTTcttattgttgttgatgatgtgaGCGAAAGAAGTCAATTAGAAACATTAGTAGGGAAGCGTGATTTGTTTGGCAAAGGAAGTAGAATCATTGTAACTACTGAAGACAGAGATTTGTTGGCAAGttatgaaattaaaattgtatataagGCTAGAGGACTAAATGAAGTCGAAGCTCTACAACTTTTTAGTCTGAATGCCTTCCACAAACCTCATTGTGAGAATGATTTCTTGGAATATTGCAACAATTTTGTCGAGCTTGCTCAGAGAATTCCTTTGGTTCTTAAAGTTTTGGGTTCCTATTTGTATACTAGACCAAAAAATGAATGGGAAAGTGCTCAGAATCAGCTAAGAGCAATACCCCATGAAAAAACTACTAAGAAACTTAGAATTGCTTTTGATGGATTGGGGGCAGAtgagaaaaaactatttttagatattgcatgtttcttccAAGGGGAGGAGAAGAATCGCGTTGCTGATATACTAGAATCTTACTTCTCAGGCattaatccaataaaaaatctCATCGACAAATCTCTAATTACTCTTGTAGTGGGGGAAAAATTGTGGATGTATAATTTATTACAACAAATGGGTTGGGAAATTGTTAGTGAGGCATCAGATGAAGTTGGAGAACGTAGTAGGTTGTGGCATTGTGATGACGTCCTTGATGTATTAAAGAACAATACT GGAACAAAACATATAGAAGGCATGCTATTAAGATTGCCTccagatgatgaagaagaattGAATGCTGAATCATTCTCAAAGATGAATAAACTAAGATTGCTCAAAATTTGTAAGGTGCGCCTTTCTTGCCTCAGTTATCTTTCTAATGAGTTATGTTGGCTGGAATGGCATGATTATCCTTTGGAATCATTGCCTAATAGTTTTCAGCCTGGCGAACTTGTTGAGCTCATTATGCATCGCAGTTGTCTTCAGCAACTTCCAAGTGAATTCAGT AAGTTGGGAAAGTTAAAGCTCATTGACTTGAGTGACTCCCAAAACTTAACCCGAACTCCTGACTTCACTGGATTCTCAAATATTGAGAGGCTGAATTTCCAAGGTTGTACAAGATTGCATGAGTTGCACCCTTCTGTTGGAGGTCTTAAAAGACTTATTCTTTTAAATCTAAAAGATTGTAAATGTCTTAAGAACCTTCCATATGAGCTCAATTTGGAATCTCTTAAAACTTTAATTCTATCTGGCTGTTCAAGATTTAAGAAATTTCCCCGTATTGGGAGAAACATGAGAAGCTTGTTGAAGCTTTATTTGGATGGGACTGCCATTGAAGAACTACCACCAACAATCGGGCGTCTAACTGGCCTGACCTTATTGAATCTTCAAGACTGCAAAAACCTTAAGAGTTTTCCGAGTGACATTCATAGTTTGACATCTCTTGAAATTCTCACTCTATCAGGATGTAAGTGTCAACCACCAAAAGCAGGGCATTTGCTTGGGCTCTCTCCTATTGGATCCTCAATTGGTGCCTCCCCCACTTTTCTGCGactaattttatttctttttctatctttcCTAGCATGGCGATACACCTATCTCAGAATTCCTATATTTGCTACAACTGCTTTGTCAACATATTGTTTCCACAATGCCCGGCATCCTGAACCAGAGCCCATCAACCTGTTGTTGTCTAATTCGTTCTCAAAATTAAGCACTTTGGTAACTCTAAGTCTAAGTGACTGCAATCTGTTGGCACTCCCTGATGACCCTAGCTGCTTGTTGTCAATAGAGTATTtgaatttgagcaaaaataattttatatgctTGCCCGATTACACTTCTCGACTTTCAAAGCTCAAAATTCTTTTCTTGGATCATTGTAGCAAGCTTAAATCAATGCCATATGTTCCATTAAGTACAAGGTTAGTTTCAGTACAAGGATGTACTGCgcttgaaaattatttaaatcaaGTTGTTGTATGGTCTTTGGGTGTAGCAGGATTCACTATTATTACTTGCCTTGGCTTGGCCGAGGATGAAGATGGCACAATTGCTGAGGTTTCTTTGCTAGACATACACCTATTATGGCAAAGATACGTGAAg gatcaaattcatcaaatggaagGCTTTTGCCATGTTTTACCTCAAAATGAAATTCCGGAGTGGTTCAAGCATCAGAGTTTTGGGTCATTTCGACCAATCACACTACCTTCAAATCTGTTTAGTAATAAAAATTGGAAAGGAATCGCTCTATGTGTCATTTTTGTAGTCCCAGCACATTCGAACGACGATTCTCATGGAGAGGATACAAAATACTTTCATGAGTTTTATTGTCGTTTGGACATAAATGGAGATCTTATAGCTTTCAAGGTTCCTAAGGAAACATATGTTGGTTCATTTGGACTTTGGCTATATATATCGCATGCGAGGTTTAGAAAACATTTAGACGAACGGAGTTGCATTACCCCTTTCATTGGAACCAAAAGCCCGGATATTGAGATTAATATGTGTGGTGCACGTATTCTATATAAGCAAGATATGGGAGAATTTCTACAAAACCTAGGCCAAAAAATTGTTGGGAGTCCTAATGACCTCCGTGGAGAGCTCAACTCACACTCACAGCTTTCAAGATTGAATCAG GTGGATTGGGCACGAAACCATCTGTCTGGTTATATCTTTCCTCAGATTGCGTCTCCACCACGCTGGTTTGCTTATCAAAATGGGCCCGCCATAAAAATGCAGTTACCTGCAGATTTGCATGATCATTCAAG GAGGCCTACCCCCGTGACAGAGCTTCTACCAGGTAATGAAACTATGCAAGGGGAGTGTACTTCAAGAGAAACAATATTATCAAATCAAGTAATAGCTGCAGGCACCTCAAAAAAAGTAATAGCTGCAGGCACTTCAAAAAGTTCAAGTCAAGGGTCTCTTTATTTAGGCAAGATATCAAGCAGCCTTGGATGTTGGATAAAACATAGGCCACATTTgcaggtttctctctctctctctcaatgcaCGAGGTCTTGCTATGTGGCTCtctaa
- the LOC115987314 gene encoding uncharacterized protein LOC115987314: protein MGFAFCAVFSFQKHPISVHMKDSGFSFIIVCHLKTNLGCMNPLYGISEEDVIISSHQRAFLWVSFIPSGFLSPKWSRCTSVEFSFVSDNSDVSALKCGVDLVYRQKLEFTRIMVQCITSHDGPSTSYERFPFYHPDQFSGSDGSRGTSGHYSYDQFYKTAALDRYNNHSIFDQCILQSEISEWFSHDSLPSDLSPKFDFHPSTLYNFCFPPSKIQDWFSHPNHGHSVTIDLPSNLYHDSNWMGLVLYASFSINGDPNIIFSNLASGKSHFLYCQCQTSMANVDNQKIAFSTNKEEITWLLNLGEFIWICYVPGKPFKNMLRHCSHIEASFESDWLGVIVQNCALQLLYQHDQVQFEQELKYCNKLISENRQLVCKQQEDKKKKK from the exons ATGGGATTTGCATTTTGTGCTGTTTTCTCATTTCAAAAGCATCCTATTTCCGTTCATATGAAAGATTCaggattttcttttatcatcgtTTGTCATTTGAAGACCAACTTGGGTTGTATGAATCCATTATATGGCATCAGTGAAGAGGACGTAATAATATCATCACATCAACGGGCATTCCTTTGGGTATCATTCATTCCATCTGGGTTTCTTTCACCCAAATGGAGTCGATGCACTTCGGTTGAATTCTCATTTGTGAGCGATAATTCGGATGTGTCGGCGCTAAAGTGCGGGGTCGATCTTGTATACCGGCAAAAATTGGAATTTACTCGTATAATGGTACAATGCATAACCTCACACGATGGTCCTTCCACATCGTATGAAAGATTTCCCTTTTATCATCCTGATCAATTCAGTGGCAGTGACGGCTCTAGGGGAACTTCTGGTCACTATTCTTATGACCAATTCTACAAAACTGCCGCCTTG GACCGTTATAACAATCATAGTATTTTCGATCAATGTATTCTTCAAAGTGAAATCTCAGAGTGGTTCAGCCATGACTCGCTACCGTCAGATTTGTCACCTAAGTTT GACTTTCATCCATCCActttgtataatttttgtttccctCCAAGTAAAATTCAAGACTGGTTTAGTCATCCGAATCATGGACACTCAGTGACAATTGACCTACCCTCAAATTTGTACCACGATAGTAATTGGATGGGACTTGTTCTGTATGCTTCTTTCTCCATCAATGGGGATCCAAACATCATCTTTAGCAATCTGGCATCGGGAAAATCTCACTTCCTATATTGTCAATGCCAAACGAGTATGGCTAATGTTGATAATCAGAAAATTGCTTTCTCCACCAATAAAGAAGAAATCACGTGGTTACTTAATCTAGGTGAATTCATTTGGATATGCTACGTACCAGGAAAGCCATTTAAGAATATGTTGCGACACTGCAGCCACATTGAGGCCTCATTTGAGAGTGATTGGTTAGGCGTGATAGTGCAGAATTGTGCGTTACAACTTTTGTACCAGCACGATCAAGTGCAGTTTGAGCAAGAACTAAAATACTGCAACAAATTGATTTCAGAGAATCGACAGCTTGTTTGTAAACAAcaagaggataaaaaaaaaaaaaaatga
- the LOC115984926 gene encoding mitogen-activated protein kinase kinase kinase 1-like, protein KSDLATRLCNNLASSSSTPTPSRLKPAQPVKLDEVRVRVGSVTAGPSQGIKGARPPVLAPPPVAGRSVAVDSTSTWELLKSSAPLEDEVVAPNTTRLGGYAETTSSSSSSSIFSEEEDKKQNENENDIGIVRATNVIPVYSFLPRGKLRRSISSWQKGELLGSGSFGTVYEGYTEDGFFFAVKEVSFLDQGSQGKQNISYLEQEISLLKQFEHENIVQYLGTEKDESRIYIFLELVTKGSLASLYQKYRLRDSQVSSYTRQILNGLKYLHDKKVIHMDIKCSNILVDASGSVKLADFGLAKVTKLNDIKSCIGNPFWMAPEVVNLKNRFYGLAADIWSLGCTVLEMSTRQHPYSHLEGVQALFRIGKGEPPLVPDSLSRDARDFILKCLQVNPNDRPTATQLLDHPFVTRPPNSFGPASPHSSIQL, encoded by the coding sequence AAATCCGACCTCGCCACTCGCCTCTGCAACAATctcgcttcttcttcttctactcctaCTCCTTCGCGGCTCAAACCGGCTCAACCGGTAAAGCTCGATGaggttagggttagggttggTTCTGTCACTGCGGGACCTAGTCAAGGAATCAAAGGAGCTCGGCCGCCGGTCCTCGCTCCGCCGCCTGTGGCGGGGCGGTCGGTGGCGGTTGATTCCACCTCAACTTGGGAGCTTTTGAAGTCCTCTGCTCCACTTGAAGACGAAGTCGTAGCACCTAACACTACGCGTTTGGGAGGGTACGCTGAAACGAcaagctcttcttcttcttcttcgattTTTTCGGAAGAAGAGGATAAGAAGCAGAACGAGAATGAGAATGATATCGGGATTGTTCGCGCAACGAATGTGATTCCAGTGTATAGTTTTTTGCCGAGAGGGAAATTGAGACGGAGTATTAGTTCGTGGCAAAAGGGTGAGCTTCTTGGAAGTGGCTCTTTCGGAACCGTCTATGAGGGCTACACTGAGGATGGCTTCTTTTTTGCTGTAAAGGAGGTTTCGTTCCTGGATCAAGGAAGCCAGGGCAAGCAGAACATTTCTTACCTTGAGCAGGAGATTTCACTTTTAAAGCAATTTGAACATGAGAATATAGTTCAGTATCTTGGCACGGAAAAGGATGAAAGTAGGATTTATATCTTCCTTGAGCTCGTAACAAAAGGGTCACTTGCCAGTCTTTATCAAAAGTATCGCTTGAGGGATTCTCAAGTCTCTTCTTACACAAGACAGATTTTGAATGGATTGAAGTATCTTCATGATAAGAAAGTGATCCACATGGACATCAAATGTTCTAATATATTGGTGGATGCAAGTGGATCTGTAAAACTTGCAGATTTTGGGTTAGCAAAGGTAACCAAATTGAATGATATTAAGTCTTGCATAGGGAATCCATTCTGGATGGCACCTGAGGTTGTTAATTTAAAGAACCGTTTCTACGGGCTTGCAGCTGATATATGGAGCCTTGGATGTACTGTGCTGGAGATGTCAACGCGTCAACATCCATACTCTCACTTGGAAGGCGTGCAAGCATTGTTTAGGATTGGCAAGGGTGAACCTCCTCTAGTTCCTGATTCCTTGTCAAGAGATGCCCGAGATTTCATCCTCAAATGCCTACAAGTTAACCCAAATGATCGGCCTACGGCAACTCAACTATTGGATCATCCATTTGTGACTAGACCTCCAAATTCCTTTGGACCTGCTTCTCCTCACAGCAGCATACAGTTATAA
- the LOC115984927 gene encoding uncharacterized protein LOC115984927, which yields MFYTGGLPFNFARNPHYRSSYAFAATHSISGYLPPGYNALRTTLLQKERAHVERLLKPIKDSWLENGVSIVSNGWSDPQRRPLINIMAVSDGGPVFIKAIDGSGEFKDKHYIAGVLKDAIKEIGHEKVVQIITDNANVMKAAGALIEGEYPKIFWTPCVVHTLNLVLKNICAAKNTEKNEVTYEECSWITSVADDVSFIRVFIMNHSMRLAMFNEFCPLKLLQVADTRFALVVVTLKMLKLIKRCLQAMAISDQWASYREDDVGKAQKVKDMILSDLWWDNIDYILEFTAPIYDMLRIADTDKPCLHLVYEMWDSMIEKVKAVIYRHEGLEDDQYSSFWGVVYDILIDRWTKNSTPLHCLAHSLNPKYYSIEWLLENPKRIPPHRDHEISMERSKCLERYFEDENDLMVVKYEFAKFSGGRFPSPSALTDRWTLLPLVWWQYHGSAFPTFQTLALKLLGQPCSSSCAERNWSRYKFIHSLKRNKMAPARAEDLVYVHSNLRLLSRRNEEYIHTATKMWDIAGDSWNESDMHGGVRILENAALTLDEPELEAIVIGNVNTGATTSESEVRSEAIDLEDDDICV from the exons ATGTTTTACACCGGTGGGCTTCCGTTTAACTTTGCAAGGAACCCACATTATCGTAGTTCCTATGCATTTGCTGCTACTCATAGCATTTCGGGTTATCTTCCTCCTGGATACAATGCTTTGAGAACAACACTTTTGCAAAAGGAAAGAGCTCATGTTGAAAGACTTTTGAAACCAATTAAGGACTCTTGGCTTGAAAATGGTGTAAGTATAGTTTCTAATGGATGGTCAGATCCACAAAGGAGGcctcttattaatattatggcTGTATCAGATGGGGGTCCAGTATTTATAAAGGCAATTGATGGGTCAGGTGAGTTCAAAGACAAGCATTACATTGCTGGGGTGTTGAAGGATGCTATAAAAGAGATTGGACATGAAAAAGTTGTCCAAATCATCACtgataatgctaatgtgatgaaGGCTGCTGGAGCTCTTATTGAGGGTGAGtatcctaaaatattttggacaccTTGTGTTGTCCACACTCTCAATCTAGTTTTGAAGAATATTTGTGCAGCAAAAAATACTGAAAAGAATGAAGTTACATATGAGGAATGTAGTTGGATTACAAGTGTTGCTGATGATGTATCTTTCATACGTGTTTTTATCATGAACCATTCTATGAGGTTGGcaatgtttaatgaattttgtcCATTAAAATTGCTCCAAGTTGCTGATACTAGATTTGCTTTGGTGGTTGTAACGTTGAAAATgttgaagttgataaaaagatGCCTTCAAGCCATGGCTATTAGTGACCAATGGGCTTCTTATAGGGAGGATGATGTTGGAAAAGCTCAAAAGGTGAAAGATATGATTCTAAGTGATCTTTGGTGGGATAATATTGATTATATCCTTGAATTCACAGCACCCATTTATGATATGCTACGAATAGCCGACACAGATAAGCCTTGTCTTCATCTTGTGTATgagatgtgggattccatgatAGAGAAGGTGAAAGCAGTGATATATCGGCATGAAGGCTTGGAAGATGATCAATATAGCTCATTTTGGGGTGTGGTGTATGATATACTCATTGATCGGTGGACTAAAAATTCTACACCACTACATTGCTTGGCTCATTCCTTAAATCCTAA GTATTACTCCATTGAATGGCTTTTGGAGAATCCAAAACGCATCCCTCCACATCGGGATCATGAAATTTCTATGGAAAGAAGCAAGTGTTTGGAGCGATACTTTGAAGATGAGAATGACTTAATGGTGGTGAAGTATGAGTTTGCTAAATTTTCAGGAGGGAGGTTTCCTTCACCAAGTGCCTTGACGGATAGGTGGACCTTACTACCTTTGGTTTGGTGGCAATACCATGGCTCCGCATTTCCAACTTTTCAAACCCTTGCCCTTAAACTTCTTGGACAACCTTGCTCATCCTCATGTGCTGAGAGAAATTGGAGCAGgtacaaattcattcattccttaaaaagaaacaaaatggctCCTGCACGCGCTGAAGATTTGGTATATGTGCATTCTAATCTTCGACTCTTGTCAAGGCGCAATGAAGAGTACATACATACCGCAACAAAGATGTGGGATATTGCAGGAGACTCTTGGAATGAGAGCGACATGCATGGAGGAGTTAGAATTCTTGAGAATGCAGCTCTTACACTTGATGAGCCAGAGTTGGAGGCCATAGTTATTGGGAATGTTAACACTGGTGCTACTACTAGTGAAAGTGAAGTTCGAAGTGAAGCTATTGATCTTGAGGATGAtgatatttgtgtttga
- the LOC115984928 gene encoding uncharacterized protein LOC115984928: MDEVNSTESSQEVSNAESPLWQYVTKVEKPVGASVKSGGNTYFKCNYCDIVFMGSYSRVKAHLLQISGKGIRACRNVSKSHRLEMQRMHDQVETNKLEQEQRSQIPLPPPLPGRGIPISPFRRQEGSDSSHSTNPVYAKRRKVTMNTTLEKAF; this comes from the coding sequence ATGGACGAAGTTAATAGCACAGAAAGTTCACAAGAAGTGTCAAATGCTGAATCTCCTCTTTGGCAGTATGTGACTAAAGTAGAAAAACCAGTTGGTGCATCTGTTAAATCTGGTGGAAACACATATTTTAAGTGCAACTATTGTGATATAGTTTTTATGGGATCCTATTCTAGGGTTAAGGctcatttattacaaatttctgGCAAAGGTATTAGAGCATGCCGTAACGTGTCAAAGAGCCATAGGTTGGAAATGCAGCGAATGCATGATCAAGTTGAGACTAATAAGTTAGAGCAAGAACAGAGAAGTCAAATTCCCTTACCCCCACCTCTCCCAGGCCGTGGGATACCTATTTCCCCATTTCGGAGACAAGAAGGGAGTGATAGTAGTCATAGTACAAATCCGGTTTATGCTAAGAGGAGGAAGGTGACTATGAATACTACTTTGGAGAAAGCATTTTAG